Proteins from one Streptosporangium becharense genomic window:
- a CDS encoding peptidylprolyl isomerase: MAEKLIANLNTNRGSVKVQLFPDHAPKTVRNFVELAEGTREWVHPETGEKTTAKLYDGTVFHRVIDGFMIQGGDPLGKGVGGPGYKFDDEIHPDLFFNRPYLMAMANAGIQFGRGTNGSQFFITVVPTPHLNGKHSIFGEVIEGREVVDAIAKTATDNRDRPTEPVVLESVTIERVQG; the protein is encoded by the coding sequence ATGGCTGAGAAGTTGATCGCGAACCTCAACACCAACCGCGGCAGCGTGAAGGTCCAGCTCTTCCCGGACCACGCACCCAAGACCGTGCGTAATTTCGTCGAGCTCGCCGAGGGCACCCGCGAGTGGGTGCACCCGGAGACCGGGGAGAAGACCACCGCCAAGCTCTACGACGGCACGGTCTTCCACCGGGTCATCGACGGCTTCATGATCCAGGGCGGCGACCCGCTGGGGAAGGGCGTCGGCGGTCCCGGATACAAGTTCGACGACGAGATCCACCCGGACCTCTTCTTCAACCGGCCGTACCTCATGGCCATGGCCAACGCCGGCATCCAGTTCGGCCGCGGTACCAACGGCTCCCAGTTCTTCATCACCGTGGTCCCCACCCCGCACCTCAACGGCAAGCACAGCATCTTCGGTGAGGTGATCGAGGGCAGGGAGGTCGTCGACGCCATCGCGAAGACCGCCACCGACAACCGCGACCGGCCGACCGAGCCGGTGGTCCTGGAGTCGGTGACCATCGAGCGCGTCCAGGGCTGA
- a CDS encoding sensor histidine kinase codes for MSRLSMRLRATLAATAIVAVALGVASAVLAAVLAGNLEESLSDEAARRAGAAARMLAAEPGAIAVTRLSVPALGPDIKVFRRPDTIIIAQSATPATPASPTSAVPASPAPTAPASPTSAVPASPAFTAPASPASAVPASPAPTTPASPNPASSVSAIPGSPAFAGDDGWAPDDSFALATMPVDTTEGALMVQARASLQPAEEALRTLQNLLLPGVPALLVLVAVLTWLAVGRALAPVSAIRAEMADITASDLHRRVPVPRSRDEIARLAETMNRTLDRLEVAVSRHKRFVADAAHELRSPLAILRTRLELAPRDPLAAEALTDVDRIQALTSDLLLLARLDAGESVCHEEVDLGQVTAEEATRSRPRPEVRIMLEVAADTVVSGSAGQLRRLVANLVDNAVRHASTTVTVRLAVEEGEAVLDVRDDGPGIPVEHREAVFDRFTRLDEARDRDAGGAGLGLAIARDIAARHRGSLDVVGEGPGAWLRARLPLT; via the coding sequence GTGTCCCGCCTGTCCATGCGGCTCAGGGCCACTCTCGCGGCCACCGCCATCGTCGCCGTCGCGCTGGGTGTCGCCTCGGCGGTGCTCGCGGCCGTGCTCGCGGGCAACCTGGAGGAGAGCCTGTCCGACGAGGCCGCTCGCCGCGCCGGGGCCGCCGCGCGGATGCTCGCCGCCGAACCAGGTGCGATCGCCGTCACCCGGCTCTCGGTACCGGCGCTGGGCCCGGATATCAAGGTCTTCAGAAGGCCCGACACGATCATCATCGCGCAGTCCGCGACCCCCGCCACACCGGCCTCTCCTACGTCCGCCGTCCCGGCTTCTCCCGCCCCCACCGCACCGGCCTCTCCTACGTCCGCCGTCCCGGCTTCCCCGGCCTTCACTGCACCGGCTTCTCCTGCGTCCGCCGTCCCGGCTTCTCCCGCACCCACCACGCCGGCCTCTCCCAACCCTGCTTCTTCCGTCTCCGCCATCCCGGGTTCTCCCGCCTTCGCGGGCGATGACGGGTGGGCGCCGGACGACTCCTTCGCATTGGCGACCATGCCCGTGGACACCACCGAAGGTGCGTTGATGGTGCAGGCCAGGGCGTCGCTGCAACCGGCGGAGGAGGCGTTGCGGACGCTGCAGAACCTGCTGCTCCCCGGCGTGCCGGCGCTGCTCGTGCTGGTCGCGGTCCTGACCTGGCTCGCCGTGGGCCGGGCACTCGCGCCGGTCTCGGCCATCCGCGCCGAGATGGCGGACATCACCGCGAGCGACCTGCACCGCAGGGTCCCCGTCCCCCGTTCCCGGGACGAGATCGCCCGCCTCGCCGAGACGATGAACCGCACGCTCGACCGCCTGGAGGTGGCCGTCAGTCGGCACAAACGGTTCGTCGCCGACGCCGCCCACGAGCTGCGCAGCCCATTGGCCATCCTGCGGACCCGGCTGGAACTCGCCCCCCGCGATCCGCTGGCCGCGGAGGCGCTGACCGACGTGGACCGGATCCAGGCACTCACCTCCGACCTCCTCCTGCTCGCCCGCCTGGACGCCGGCGAGTCCGTCTGCCACGAGGAGGTGGACCTCGGCCAGGTGACCGCCGAGGAGGCGACCAGGTCCCGGCCCAGACCAGAGGTCCGGATCATGCTGGAGGTCGCCGCCGACACGGTGGTCAGCGGCTCGGCCGGGCAACTGCGCCGGTTGGTGGCGAACCTGGTGGACAACGCGGTACGGCACGCGAGCACCACGGTCACCGTACGGCTGGCCGTCGAGGAGGGTGAGGCCGTGCTCGACGTCCGTGACGACGGGCCGGGCATCCCGGTCGAGCACCGCGAGGCGGTGTTCGACCGGTTCACCCGGCTGGACGAGGCCCGGGACCGGGACGCGGGCGGAGCGGGCCTCGGCCTCGCCATCGCCAGGGACATCGCTGCCCGGCACCGAGGCAGCCTGGACGTCGTCGGCGAGGGCCCGGGGGCCTGGTTGCGGGCCCGGCTTCCCCTGACGTGA
- a CDS encoding anthranilate synthase component II, producing the protein MTRVLVVDNHDSFVHTIVQYLRVLGATCDVRPRDRVAADDAAGFDGVLISPGPGAPEDAGVSVPLVGYCEARNLPLLGVCLGHQAIAVAHGATVARAPELVHGRTSAITHDGRGVFAGLPSPVAMTRYHSLAVLPETVPEILRVTATTADGVIMGLRHRTAPVEGVQFHPESVISEYGHRLLGNWLEGLGGSA; encoded by the coding sequence ATGACCCGCGTTCTCGTCGTCGACAACCACGACAGCTTCGTCCACACCATCGTCCAGTACCTGCGCGTGCTCGGCGCCACCTGTGACGTACGCCCGCGCGACCGGGTCGCGGCCGATGACGCCGCGGGCTTCGACGGGGTGCTGATCAGCCCCGGCCCCGGCGCTCCGGAGGACGCCGGGGTGAGCGTCCCGCTCGTCGGCTACTGCGAGGCCCGGAACCTTCCGTTGCTCGGTGTCTGCCTGGGCCACCAGGCCATCGCGGTCGCCCACGGCGCGACCGTGGCGCGGGCCCCCGAACTGGTGCACGGCCGCACCAGCGCGATCACGCACGACGGGCGCGGTGTCTTCGCCGGACTGCCGTCCCCGGTGGCGATGACGCGCTACCACTCGCTGGCCGTGCTGCCCGAGACGGTCCCGGAGATCCTGCGGGTGACCGCGACGACCGCCGACGGCGTGATCATGGGATTGCGCCACCGCACCGCCCCCGTCGAGGGCGTGCAGTTCCACCCCGAGTCGGTGATCTCCGAGTACGGCCACCGGCTGCTCGGGAACTGGCTCGAAGGACTCGGAGGATCGGCGTAA
- the pknB gene encoding Stk1 family PASTA domain-containing Ser/Thr kinase: protein MTQPRRLGDRYELDGVVGRGGMAEVYRARDIRLDRIVAIKTLRADLARDHIFQARFRREAQSAASLNHPAIVAVYDTGEDVSEGAPVPYIVMEYVDGRTLRDLLRADRRLLPERAAELVDGILRALDYSHRGGIVHRDIKPANVMITRNGDVKVMDFGIARAMADSAATMTQTAQVIGTAQYLSPEQARGERVDSRSDIYSTGCVLYELLTGQPPFTGDSPVAIAYQHVREDPIPPSQIDPDIPRWADAIVLKAMAKDPAHRYQNAGEMRADIQRALSGVPMDAQTMALANNYGGATQTMQPPPSQGGPVQHTTVAPAYEYGAEETRHGGERGGGGGGRRRQQSGGGTAVKTAAWILVPLLIIGAFIGVGYMFLSSPGTPSGGGKVKIPPLASQTVDAATKTLEELGLKVKKVEAFDAEIPKNSVIDTEPAADTEVEKGSEVILKVSKGVEKIEVPNVVNMTTEEATKALEEAGFKVSVQSKVSAGKQGVVIETVPAAGRKANKDSTVRIYIPKEAAEVPPVVNLTVSDARNMLRSAGFKAKIVEQPSDLPKDTVISQSPEPGTKLQPGTTITLIVSSGQAPEPTEQPTYPTENPDVPTEDPNIPEDEGQQEEPPPLEEDGGPFDESPFDGN, encoded by the coding sequence ATGACTCAGCCTCGACGCCTCGGCGATCGCTACGAGCTCGACGGCGTCGTCGGGCGCGGTGGCATGGCCGAGGTCTATCGTGCCCGAGACATCCGGCTGGATCGGATCGTGGCCATCAAGACCCTCCGTGCCGACCTCGCCAGGGACCACATCTTCCAGGCGCGTTTCCGCAGGGAGGCGCAGTCCGCCGCGTCACTGAACCACCCGGCCATCGTCGCGGTCTACGACACCGGCGAGGATGTCTCCGAGGGTGCGCCGGTGCCCTACATCGTGATGGAGTACGTCGACGGCCGGACGCTGCGCGACCTGCTCCGGGCCGACCGGCGGCTGCTCCCCGAGCGGGCGGCCGAGCTGGTCGACGGCATCCTGCGGGCGCTCGACTACAGCCACCGCGGTGGCATCGTCCACCGTGACATCAAGCCGGCGAACGTCATGATCACCCGCAACGGCGACGTGAAGGTCATGGACTTCGGCATCGCCCGCGCGATGGCCGACTCGGCCGCGACGATGACGCAGACCGCCCAGGTGATCGGCACCGCCCAGTACCTCTCGCCGGAGCAGGCCCGGGGTGAGCGCGTCGACTCCCGCAGCGACATCTACTCCACCGGCTGCGTGCTGTACGAGCTGCTGACCGGCCAGCCGCCGTTCACCGGCGACTCCCCGGTGGCGATCGCCTACCAGCACGTGCGCGAAGACCCGATCCCGCCCTCGCAGATCGACCCCGACATCCCCAGGTGGGCTGACGCCATCGTGCTCAAGGCGATGGCCAAGGACCCGGCGCACCGCTACCAGAACGCCGGGGAGATGCGGGCCGACATCCAGCGGGCCCTGTCGGGCGTGCCGATGGACGCCCAGACGATGGCGCTGGCCAACAACTACGGCGGCGCCACCCAGACCATGCAGCCTCCGCCGTCGCAGGGCGGCCCGGTGCAGCACACCACCGTCGCCCCGGCGTACGAGTACGGTGCCGAGGAGACCCGGCACGGCGGCGAGCGCGGAGGGGGCGGCGGCGGTCGGCGCCGCCAGCAGAGCGGCGGCGGCACCGCGGTCAAGACCGCGGCCTGGATCCTCGTCCCCCTGCTGATCATCGGTGCCTTCATCGGCGTGGGCTACATGTTCCTCAGCTCGCCCGGCACGCCCAGCGGCGGGGGCAAGGTGAAGATCCCGCCGCTGGCCTCGCAGACCGTCGACGCGGCGACCAAGACGCTCGAAGAACTCGGCCTGAAGGTGAAGAAGGTCGAGGCGTTCGACGCGGAGATACCGAAGAACTCGGTGATCGACACCGAGCCGGCGGCCGACACCGAGGTCGAGAAGGGTTCCGAGGTCATCCTCAAGGTCTCTAAGGGCGTCGAGAAGATCGAGGTGCCCAACGTGGTCAACATGACCACGGAGGAGGCCACGAAGGCGCTTGAGGAGGCCGGCTTCAAGGTCAGCGTGCAGAGCAAGGTCTCGGCCGGCAAGCAGGGTGTCGTCATCGAGACCGTGCCCGCCGCGGGCCGTAAGGCCAACAAGGACAGCACCGTCCGCATCTACATCCCCAAGGAGGCGGCGGAGGTACCCCCCGTGGTCAACCTCACGGTCTCGGACGCGCGGAACATGCTGCGGAGCGCGGGCTTCAAGGCAAAGATCGTCGAGCAGCCGAGCGACCTGCCCAAGGACACCGTAATCAGCCAGTCTCCGGAGCCGGGCACCAAGCTCCAGCCGGGAACGACGATCACGCTGATCGTCTCCAGCGGTCAGGCGCCGGAGCCGACCGAGCAGCCCACCTACCCGACCGAGAACCCGGACGTCCCGACCGAGGACCCGAACATCCCCGAGGACGAGGGTCAGCAGGAGGAGCCTCCGCCGCTGGAGGAAGATGGCGGTCCCTTCGACGAGTCGCCCTTCGACGGCAACTGA
- a CDS encoding class E sortase, whose translation MRAALRAVGELSITAGLVILLFCAYLMWGTGSYTAEQQTLLQREFLQEKGTGGPAKLGRIRLGGALAMLTIPRLGADYRYAVVEGVDWEHLRKGPGHYPGTAMPGKVGNFVLSGHRTTYAAPFNRIDELRRGDDIVVDAREARYTYRVTGKRVVAPTELDVIAPVPGRPGRAPSKAMITLATCHPEYSAAQRLIVFGKLDAREDRVG comes from the coding sequence ATGAGAGCCGCGCTGAGAGCCGTGGGAGAGCTGAGCATCACCGCGGGCTTGGTCATCCTGCTGTTCTGCGCCTATCTCATGTGGGGCACCGGATCCTACACCGCCGAGCAGCAGACGCTGCTGCAGCGGGAGTTCCTCCAGGAGAAGGGGACAGGCGGGCCCGCCAAGCTCGGCCGGATCCGGCTGGGCGGAGCGCTGGCGATGCTCACCATCCCCAGGCTCGGCGCCGACTACCGGTACGCCGTGGTGGAGGGCGTTGACTGGGAGCATCTGCGGAAGGGACCCGGTCACTACCCCGGCACCGCCATGCCAGGGAAAGTAGGAAATTTCGTTCTTTCGGGGCATCGAACGACCTATGCCGCGCCGTTCAACCGTATCGACGAGCTGCGCCGGGGTGACGACATCGTGGTCGACGCCCGCGAGGCCCGCTACACCTACCGCGTCACCGGCAAGCGCGTCGTCGCCCCCACGGAGCTCGACGTCATCGCCCCGGTCCCCGGCAGACCGGGCCGCGCGCCGTCCAAAGCCATGATCACCCTGGCCACCTGTCACCCGGAGTACTCCGCCGCCCAGCGGCTCATCGTCTTCGGCAAGCTGGACGCGCGAGAGGACCGCGTCGGGTGA
- a CDS encoding serine/threonine-protein kinase, with protein sequence MTALLGGRYRPLGRIASGGMGEVWRAQDELLGREVAVKLLRQHMAADPAFRERFRTEARIAAGLADPGIAQVFDYGESEGVAYLVMELVRGESLAAILARDGSLSAEMTLEVVYQTAMALHAAHSAGIIHRDVKPGNLLVTGSGVIKITDFGIARVMEATSVTQTGTLMGTAQYLSPEQASGVPLTPATDVYSLGVVAYECLAGRPPFRAENHVAIALMHLNEPPPPLPENVPPAVRELVMLCLAKDPAQRPASAHELSGRAYALLSAPAAGGEADLSTLTDPSGWRAEPVSEWPREVTPLLADPVEPWPGPDSGAGADAGLGAGFGPGAGLGAGAGAGLAAGAGAGPAAGGAGAGQRAGFGAEAGPGADAGAGTAPGGGTRPSHRRGRRRTAVIAVAVAGCAAAVGLGALAVMEAQEQPGEPGPSEPAVRTSPTVTPSPTVRPSRSKSPVSRPPVVPTQPIRPTVTPSATVSTSVTPSAPPSTPSPSSSPTPSPTIPTPTPTPTAPPVTPSPIPSETPDSGESDPPNGET encoded by the coding sequence ATGACCGCGTTGCTCGGGGGCCGATACCGCCCGCTGGGGCGGATCGCCTCGGGCGGCATGGGAGAGGTGTGGCGGGCCCAGGACGAACTGCTCGGCCGTGAGGTCGCCGTGAAGCTGCTGCGGCAGCACATGGCGGCCGATCCGGCGTTCCGCGAGCGTTTCCGCACCGAGGCCCGCATCGCCGCCGGGCTGGCCGACCCGGGCATCGCGCAGGTCTTCGACTACGGCGAGAGCGAAGGCGTCGCGTACCTGGTGATGGAGCTGGTCCGCGGCGAGTCGCTGGCCGCCATTCTGGCGCGTGACGGCAGCCTGAGCGCGGAGATGACCCTGGAGGTCGTCTACCAGACGGCCATGGCGCTGCACGCCGCGCACAGCGCGGGGATCATCCACCGCGACGTCAAACCCGGCAACCTTCTGGTCACCGGGAGCGGCGTGATAAAAATCACAGACTTCGGCATCGCCCGGGTGATGGAGGCCACCTCCGTCACCCAGACGGGCACCCTGATGGGCACCGCCCAGTACCTCAGCCCCGAGCAGGCGTCCGGCGTGCCGCTGACCCCCGCCACCGACGTCTACTCGCTCGGCGTGGTCGCCTACGAGTGCCTCGCGGGCCGGCCGCCCTTCCGGGCCGAGAACCACGTCGCGATCGCGCTCATGCATCTCAACGAGCCTCCGCCGCCGCTGCCCGAGAACGTGCCGCCGGCGGTGCGCGAGCTGGTGATGTTGTGCCTCGCCAAGGACCCCGCGCAGCGTCCGGCCAGTGCCCACGAGCTGTCGGGGCGGGCGTACGCGCTGCTGAGCGCACCTGCGGCGGGCGGGGAGGCCGACCTGTCCACGCTCACCGACCCCTCGGGCTGGCGTGCCGAACCGGTGTCCGAGTGGCCCCGGGAGGTCACGCCGCTGCTCGCAGACCCCGTGGAGCCGTGGCCGGGCCCGGATTCCGGTGCGGGTGCCGACGCCGGCCTGGGTGCGGGTTTCGGCCCAGGTGCGGGCCTCGGTGCCGGTGCGGGTGCCGGACTGGCAGCGGGTGCCGGTGCCGGACCGGCGGCAGGTGGTGCGGGTGCCGGTCAGCGGGCGGGCTTCGGCGCGGAGGCGGGTCCCGGCGCCGACGCCGGTGCGGGGACGGCTCCCGGGGGCGGTACACGCCCCTCACACAGGCGTGGGCGACGCAGGACCGCGGTGATCGCCGTCGCGGTGGCCGGGTGTGCCGCCGCCGTCGGACTGGGCGCCCTGGCGGTCATGGAGGCGCAGGAGCAGCCCGGCGAGCCCGGGCCCAGCGAACCCGCCGTCCGGACGAGCCCGACGGTGACCCCGTCGCCGACGGTCCGGCCCTCCCGGAGCAAGTCTCCGGTGAGCAGACCGCCGGTCGTGCCGACGCAGCCGATCCGTCCTACCGTCACGCCGTCGGCTACGGTAAGCACATCGGTCACGCCTTCGGCCCCGCCGAGCACGCCGTCGCCAAGCTCAAGTCCCACCCCCAGTCCGACGATTCCCACCCCCACCCCCACCCCCACCGCCCCGCCGGTGACACCGAGCCCCATACCGAGCGAGACCCCCGACTCGGGCGAATCAGACCCTCCAAATGGGGAGACGTGA
- a CDS encoding cell division protein CrgA: protein MPKSKTRKKAVYTPPQTAQQIKVSPRWLAPVMVSCWIIGILWIATYYVAPNAPLLGTLQNWNLLVGFTFIILGVVLATRWR, encoded by the coding sequence GTGCCAAAGTCCAAGACTCGCAAGAAGGCGGTCTACACCCCGCCGCAGACGGCCCAGCAGATCAAGGTCAGCCCGCGCTGGCTGGCGCCGGTCATGGTGAGCTGCTGGATCATCGGCATCCTGTGGATCGCCACCTACTACGTGGCACCCAACGCCCCCCTGCTCGGCACGCTCCAGAACTGGAACCTGCTGGTCGGGTTTACTTTCATCATCCTCGGTGTGGTCTTGGCCACCCGCTGGCGCTGA
- a CDS encoding response regulator transcription factor, protein MIYGSLGGMRVLLVEDERRLAQLLKDGLAGEGFAVDIAHDGRDGLWMATENAYDVIVLDVMLPRMNGYTVCARLRDAENWTPILVLTAKDGVHDEAEALDTGADDFLSKPFSYVVLLARLRALVRRGGRARPVSITVGDLVVDPAGLRCRRGEVEVSLTPKEFAVLHGLARRPGEVVSKSELLAQAWDFSYDGDPNIVEVYISALRRKIDSPFGRSSLVTVRGAGYRLEA, encoded by the coding sequence GTGATCTACGGCAGTCTGGGCGGCATGCGCGTGCTGCTGGTTGAGGACGAGAGACGCCTGGCACAACTCCTGAAGGACGGGCTGGCAGGTGAGGGGTTCGCCGTGGACATCGCCCACGACGGACGCGACGGGCTGTGGATGGCGACCGAGAACGCCTACGACGTGATCGTGCTCGACGTCATGTTGCCCAGGATGAACGGTTACACCGTCTGCGCCAGGCTCAGGGACGCGGAGAACTGGACGCCCATCCTGGTGCTGACCGCCAAGGACGGCGTGCACGACGAGGCTGAGGCCCTGGACACCGGTGCCGACGACTTCCTGTCGAAGCCGTTCTCGTACGTGGTGCTGCTGGCCAGGTTGCGTGCGCTGGTCCGCCGGGGCGGCCGGGCCCGGCCGGTGTCGATCACGGTCGGCGACCTGGTCGTCGATCCGGCGGGGCTGCGCTGCCGCCGGGGCGAGGTGGAGGTCTCCCTCACCCCCAAGGAGTTCGCGGTCCTGCACGGCCTGGCCCGCAGACCGGGCGAGGTGGTCTCCAAGAGCGAACTGCTGGCCCAGGCGTGGGATTTCTCCTATGACGGCGACCCCAACATCGTCGAGGTCTACATCAGCGCACTCCGCAGGAAGATCGACTCACCGTTCGGACGCTCGTCGCTCGTGACCGTGCGCGGCGCCGGTTACCGGTTGGAGGCCTGA
- a CDS encoding GNAT family N-acetyltransferase, translating into MNGIGMRPYDGPADLRRMQELARATWTPSARHHIGGLAWSRFQHVGREPQWPTALWERDGETLAWGWVTSPGTLDLLVHPGHPELADEVLGWFREVATGDELTVTILEGEERLGEALVRHGYRRRTVDSPFLVHMSRDLDGLPEATVPPGFVLRHVRGEEDVPARVAVHRSAFAPSSVVEESYRNVMAAWPYRPELDRVVEAPDGRLAAYCLVWLDEVNGVGELEPVGTHPDFRRMGLARAACLDALHRLREAGAGTAVVSPRGDAGYPVPMRLYGTLGFRVGDRTTDYTRPR; encoded by the coding sequence GTGAACGGCATCGGCATGCGTCCGTACGACGGTCCGGCCGACCTGCGCAGGATGCAGGAGCTTGCGCGGGCGACCTGGACCCCCTCCGCCCGCCACCACATAGGGGGCCTGGCCTGGAGCAGGTTCCAGCACGTAGGCCGGGAACCGCAGTGGCCGACGGCGCTGTGGGAGCGTGATGGCGAGACGCTCGCGTGGGGGTGGGTCACTTCCCCCGGCACGCTCGACCTCCTCGTCCACCCCGGACATCCCGAGCTCGCGGACGAGGTCCTCGGCTGGTTCCGGGAGGTGGCGACCGGTGACGAGCTGACCGTGACGATCCTGGAAGGTGAGGAACGGCTCGGCGAGGCGCTGGTCCGGCACGGGTACCGGCGGCGGACCGTGGACTCCCCCTTCCTCGTGCATATGTCACGCGATCTCGACGGTCTCCCGGAGGCGACGGTGCCGCCAGGTTTCGTCCTGCGGCATGTGCGCGGCGAGGAGGACGTGCCCGCCCGGGTGGCCGTGCACCGGTCGGCGTTCGCCCCCTCCTCGGTCGTCGAGGAGAGCTACCGGAACGTCATGGCGGCCTGGCCGTACCGGCCGGAGCTGGACCGCGTGGTCGAGGCTCCGGACGGCCGGTTGGCCGCGTACTGCCTGGTCTGGCTGGACGAGGTCAACGGCGTCGGGGAGCTGGAACCCGTGGGCACGCACCCGGATTTCCGCCGGATGGGCCTGGCCCGGGCGGCATGCCTGGACGCGCTGCACCGGCTCAGGGAGGCGGGGGCCGGCACCGCGGTCGTCTCCCCGCGGGGAGACGCGGGATACCCGGTACCGATGCGGCTGTACGGGACGCTCGGCTTCCGCGTCGGCGACCGGACGACCGACTACACACGCCCCCGTTGA
- a CDS encoding rhomboid family intramembrane serine protease — protein MTTRPPNEPETAAPTCYRHPDRETYVRCQRCERPICPDCMRDAAVGFQCPECVAEGNKTVRQAQAVFGGRAVVTPWVTWTLLAVNVLAYVAENLDVDRVVGNFAMNSLAVAYGGEWWRLITGAFLHQPLGGGFAITHILFNMWVLYAIGPDLERRLGSARFLTLYLLAALGGSVAIYLFGIAAVGASGAIFGLFGALFVLARRLGYDARGVLWLLGINVVITFVVPNISWQGHLGGLVVGSVIAAIFAFAPRKNRSAVQWAGCAAALVVLVALVLLLPPFAANAQFGIAG, from the coding sequence ATGACCACCCGACCACCCAACGAGCCTGAGACCGCCGCCCCCACCTGCTACCGGCATCCCGACCGCGAGACCTACGTGCGCTGCCAGCGCTGCGAACGTCCGATCTGCCCTGACTGCATGCGCGACGCGGCGGTGGGCTTTCAGTGCCCGGAATGTGTGGCCGAGGGCAACAAGACCGTGCGGCAGGCGCAGGCCGTGTTCGGCGGCCGGGCGGTCGTCACGCCGTGGGTGACCTGGACGCTGCTGGCCGTCAACGTCCTGGCCTACGTCGCGGAGAACCTCGACGTCGACCGGGTGGTCGGGAACTTCGCGATGAACTCGCTCGCCGTCGCCTACGGCGGCGAGTGGTGGCGTCTGATCACCGGAGCCTTCCTCCACCAGCCGCTGGGCGGAGGCTTCGCGATCACTCACATCCTGTTCAACATGTGGGTGCTGTACGCCATCGGTCCCGACCTGGAGCGGCGCCTCGGCTCGGCCCGGTTCCTCACGCTCTACCTGCTCGCGGCGCTGGGCGGGTCCGTGGCGATCTACCTGTTCGGCATCGCCGCGGTGGGTGCCTCGGGTGCCATCTTCGGCCTGTTCGGCGCGTTGTTCGTGCTCGCCAGGCGACTCGGTTACGACGCCCGCGGTGTGCTCTGGCTGCTCGGCATCAACGTGGTCATCACCTTCGTCGTCCCCAACATCAGCTGGCAGGGCCACCTCGGCGGTCTGGTCGTCGGATCGGTGATCGCCGCGATCTTCGCCTTCGCGCCGAGGAAGAACCGCAGCGCGGTCCAGTGGGCGGGCTGCGCGGCGGCGCTGGTCGTGCTGGTCGCACTCGTGCTGCTGCTGCCGCCGTTCGCCGCCAACGCTCAGTTCGGGATCGCCGGCTGA